The Spirochaetota bacterium sequence TTTTTTATATTTAAAAAATATAGGTATTATAATACCATAATGCTAATATATATAAGAGATTCTTTAGAAATAAAATAAAAAAATTAAAAAATAAAAATCAGGAGGTATTTATTATGAAAAGAAAAATTATTGAAATTGATCAAGATTTATGCAACGGTTGTGGGTTATGTGCTAATGCTTGCCCTGAAGGAGCTATTAAGATGATAGATGGCAAAGCCCATATTGTAGGAGAATTTTTATGTGATGGCCTTGGTGCATGTGTTGGTGAATGTCCTGTTAATGCTATTAAAATAGTTGAAAAAGAAGCAGAACCTTACAATGAAATTAAAGTTATACAAAATCTAATCCCAAAAGGAGAAAATGTATTGATAGCACACTTAAAACACCTTTATGATCATGGACAAATTAATTGGTATAATGAAGCTTTAAAATATCTTAAAGAAAATGGAATAAATATCAATCAAAGTTTTATTTCTTCTGCATCAATTTATAATCAAAGCCCTTGTTGTGTTAATTTTCAAAATGTTAATTCTTTTCCTAAAGAAACTAAATTTCAAAAAGATAATAATTATAATCAACAATATGAAAACAATAATTCAAATACTAGTATAATTTCTGAAATTTCAAATTGGCCAATTCAACTTCACCTTATCAACCCAAATGCTCAAATTTTTAATAATGCTGATATTTTAATCGCAGCAGATTGCACAGCATTTGCTCTTGGTTCATTCCATAAAGATCTATTAAAAGGTAAAAAACTAATTATTGCATGTCCCAAACTTGATGCTAATAAAGAGATATACATCGAAAAACTCTCTTTCCTCTTTTCCAATATAAATATAAATAGTTTAACAATCGCTATTATG is a genomic window containing:
- a CDS encoding 4Fe-4S binding protein: MKRKIIEIDQDLCNGCGLCANACPEGAIKMIDGKAHIVGEFLCDGLGACVGECPVNAIKIVEKEAEPYNEIKVIQNLIPKGENVLIAHLKHLYDHGQINWYNEALKYLKENGININQSFISSASIYNQSPCCVNFQNVNSFPKETKFQKDNNYNQQYENNNSNTSIISEISNWPIQLHLINPNAQIFNNADILIAADCTAFALGSFHKDLLKGKKLIIACPKLDANKEIYIEKLSFLFSNININSLTIAIMQVPCCRGLANLVNESLQKAQKNISYDLIIISIDGKILTKIKV